A window from Mangifera indica cultivar Alphonso chromosome 2, CATAS_Mindica_2.1, whole genome shotgun sequence encodes these proteins:
- the LOC123205586 gene encoding uncharacterized protein LOC123205586, with amino-acid sequence MFPSQTILRVQSKASSSHVTGMTSANLRDSGSVTESSLLSNLNSGSLEKTKSNLRRNATRELELNLSSNSYSFDTVNKEQSLHICNDIDQPSLKTAKQRTYKEISHAVDDELQCSDNRLLVRSAQSDQFMKDEAKERVANICPMNIESTGPKVENDNITSQFQPSVQVEGIYEKKDMIDNNVKRTKFTVRQLMITLPLHDQNLVTSMVLF; translated from the coding sequence ATGTTCCCGAGTCAAACAATTCTACGAGTGCAGTCAAAGGCTTCTTCTTCACATGTTACTGGCATGACAAGTGCAAATCTGAGAGACTCAGGGTCAGTTACAGAATCCTCTCTTCTATCTAATCTTAACTCTGGTTCACTTGAAAAGACAAAATCCAACTTGCGCAGAAATGCTACTCGAGAGTTGGAACTGAATTTGTCATCTAACTCTTACAGTTTCGACACAGTAAATAAAGAACAAAGTTTACATATTTGCAATGATATTGACCAGCCATCTCTGAAAACTGCGAAACAAAGAACATATAAGGAGATTTCACATGCAGTGGATGACGAACTACAGTGTAGTGATAATAGATTGCTCGTACGAAGTGCACAATCTGACCAATTCATGAAAGATGAAGCGAAAGAGAGAGTTGCCAATATTTGCCCAATGAATATAGAATCGACTGGGCCCAAAGTGGAGAATGATAATATTACCTCCCAATTTCAACCGTCAGTGCAAGTTGAAGGTATATACGAGAAAAAGGATATGATTGACAACAATGTGAAGAGGACAAAATTTACTGTGCGTCAATTGATGATCACATTGCCTCTTCACGATCAAAATCTGGTGACGTCAATGGTACTGTTTTAG